atgctttctacataattgtttaaacgtacgtgtttcatctgtgaaccacggagttggccatctacggcgagttttcagacgtagcggtgccacagagtcgatggcttttaataatgtcgcattgaattcatttgtaagattatcgatagagccactgtacgcgggaaacatggcggttgccggcgacagtaactcagatagcgcagttgcagtcatggagtttaaattacggctgctataattctgattgctctcttgtctttgacaaggaactaaaatttcaaattttattaaaaaatgatcagacagaacagtagtgtatggcagtactgttatatttgaggttgctagtcctcgggataataccagatctaaggtatttccattcttatgcgttgctgcctgtacagcttgcgtaaaaccaaacgtatcgattaaagtttgaaatgccgaagtcagtggttccgacggtgaattcatgtggatgttgaaatcacccatgataactatattatctgcatttgtcactagatcagccacaacttctgaaaattcatccaggaagccagagtaagccccgggtgggcggtaaataacaacaagatagaatgacggtaacgcagtggatcgcacaatgagaacttcaaatgttttaaatacgtgaattgagcgaggcctaaatctaagctcagaatttgagatgagggcgacacccccacccttttttcgaggacgagccacatgcgagctcacaaaatttggaggcgaggcctcgttaagtggcagcagttcattaggttttaaccaggtctcgcaaagaccaaaaacgtttagattatgttccgtgataaggtcattaacgagaactgctttcgtatgaagtgatctaatattcataaaaccgaatttaagtgtaattggttgatcagggcgcgtatctatcgaaggatttttaaacgggatgcgagtaaaattgtgttctctaggcctaatatcacctctcaaaagtttattagggcggtgggatgaaacgaccgtgggaatttgatgatgagtatttgttacacatgtgaagttatctaaaacaggcaccgtttcatcagcaagaccggtcgggacggagtgattggatttgtctactaccccagtagaaagtgtgtttatgtgtactgcagcactatttaaactgtcgcactctagtctacacgaggagctatgtgtatgctgaaagtctagcctagcgctagttaactttaacttaacagactccaaacccatcctcacaggaggtctaatcacctgtgccctgacctgctctaaagtgacctgtcatgagtggctcaaacagtaatctatattcctagaaagagtgaaggcgccttcacggttagggtgaaggccgtccttcctcagcaggtcggggcggccccagaaggaggaccagttatctataaaatacagtccctgctttttacagaacccagccatccatcgattaagggagactaatctactaaacctctcatcagtgcctctcccaggcagggggccagagacaaatactcgatgccgactcatctttctggcaagatcacaagtcctcgctatgtttttctttgtgatctctgactgtctcatcctaacatcattggagccgacgtgtatcactatgtccgagtagctagtgttgttggaactacgctgttgactaggcctattgcgagtcagctccctaagattagcttctatgtcgggtgctctgcccccaggaatacacattaccgtggctggatttttaagcgtaatgttgcgggtaatggagtcgcctatgaccaaagtgcgagggccagcagaccgagatgactttggacggctatgcgtcttacctggctcatcgcgattagcaagccgcttggggctaatgctaaccgggctagcgggctgactacagcccgcgtctgtgtccgccgcaactactgttatcgcactattctgctctaactggcggacacgtccctctagcagagacaacctctctaagagaagggtgcagttggtgcacgaagccgtacatacctcttggtccgctgccatactttgtgtccgaagagcgacgatctgtcagaacaaccatgtggtctagagcattctctattcgggctccagagctttggaatgccctaccaatggatattagaactactacctcagtagaaacatttaagacacgtttaaagacacatttctatgagatggcctttaactaacttgtgatggccgatttggccggagtttgttctgttctctctgcccacctcctccccggctggggagggggttaggtggctcaaaagctgatggcggctggctggattctcggggaccagttcgggatgggggagctgcggctcggcccccttgaggacactgccaggacaatcgagggcacctccgacatccatttttttcattgattttcatattatgtattacttgtgcactctctgcatccattacaacctggtgatcctgaaagggggatccttccatctgtggtcccttctcaaggtttctcattttcccctggcagggtttttttgagtttttccttgcccttttgggagcttttgatcaggggatgctttgagaataattgtcaattttggctatgtgaagccctttgagactgtttgtgatttagggctatacaaataaacttgacttgacttgagctttcttcgccagtgacgcggtgttggcggaccaggagaggtcctcactgatgtgcacccccaggaatttggtgctgctcaccctctccaccacagcaccgtcgatggtcagcggcaggtgttgggtgtgacccttacggaagtcaacaacaatttctttggtcttgttgacgttcagcaggaggttgttgtccctgcaccacgcggtcagaaggtcaacctccaacctgcactgagtctcgtcgcccttggtgatgagacccaccatagtcgtgtcgtcagcaaacttcactatgcggttgtcgctgtagatcgcagtgcagtcatgcgtcagcagggtgaagagcagtggactgagcacacagccttggggggccccagtgctcagcgtgatgctggcggagaatttgtcgccaacacgtaccacctgaggcctctgacagaggaagtccagtagccagttgcagagggaggtactgaggcccagcttgtcgagtttgcagatgagtttttgtggcacaatggtgttgaaggtagaactgaagtccacaaacagcaatctcacatacgagtccctactgtccaggtgggagagggccgagtggagggaagagcagatggcatcctcagaggaccgtttggcccggtacgcaaactggaaggggtttAAGGTGGGGGCGAGAATAGATCTGATGTGTTCcaagacaagccgctcaaagcacttcatgatgatgggcgtcagtgccacggggcggtagtcattgaagcaggacggagcaggcttcttcggcacaggtacaatggtggcagccttgaaacacgaagggcgatggcctgctgcagggaaatgttaaagatgtccgtgaagacacccgccaGCTCCCCagagcagtccttcagcgctcgacctgggatgttgtcagggcccgccgccttacgggtgttgatagcggcaagcgccctcctcacgctgTCGGCAGCGTCCTCATCCGTCACCGTGTTGccattttgatttctttattactgtgtttagatgtattctttcactcattcttcaagatgatgtaattGTGACCaattacatcatcttgaagaatgtttgccattttatgtgatttcgcctcattattatatacatatatctttcataaatctgacctgcagccactgaagtgatggaaactgttattcataataacagtgtcatatttaatgagaatcaccgatagtagttttttgggtgaaatatttttttttaatgctgttgataaatgcatttgttttcataaagcTTTTCTTCGAATATCcaggctttactacctactaaaggccaaaaccttttatgcaatgacctttacatgtcatttatatgacttcacacaaacactacatccatctgctcctggtttggccccccagtcaaaatttagaacccaattcggcccgcaagtcaaaaagtttgcccacccttgGTTTAAATTGTAATTCATTTATCACCAAGGATGACAGAATCTGAACCACACAGCTTGTTGCTACTGCAAAGCAAGATACGACGGTGGCATAGTAGGTGCATGTTTAAAGAAGCTTACGAACATACCACCTACGACACTGCCTTCTTTATCtattttgcaatacattttaatGCATCATCTAGTCATCTGGGCCCCTTTGTTCTAGTAGGCACAATCTGTATTGTCGCTTTGTTACTTGCTCAAAAAGGAAAGTAAAATAGTAAAGCATTTGGAATTGGCCATTGAATGCAGAGGAAACGCCAACCTATGTTGGCCGAGACAACACCAGCCCTCACGACATTCTCCTTTGAAGTGAAACTGCAACACGCTTTCAAAACAATGCGTGTGTGGGTTGTATGTGAGTGTGATGGCAAATGGCGCGCAGCATTGATGCAGTGACGTCAATGCGACTAAAAAGAGGCTTTTAGATGCTGGCTGCTTAGGTATACATAGTGGCATAAGCAAGCACAAGGAAGAGTGTGCCAAAAAATTTCTTCCAAACTCGGACTGAAGTCCCAGAACAAAGATAGCAGACACCACCCAAAGTAGTTGAGACCAACCGAGCCAAAATCCTGCGAGACTTATTTATCTCCTTAACATCACATACTGTGAATACAGGCAGATTTGCCATATCACAAACTATTAGACCACTGAATTTTGTAAACTGGATATTACTTATAAAAATGTTGTCAATAAGAGTAGCACAGTGCAATGTAATTCTGATAGGTCTTGTGATAGCTGGATACAAACTCATACTGTACATCATATTAAGCAGTTGCTTTATGATTATCTGGATTTATCAAATC
This genomic window from Syngnathus scovelli strain Florida chromosome 4, RoL_Ssco_1.2, whole genome shotgun sequence contains:
- the pop4 gene encoding ribonuclease P protein subunit p29 isoform X1; this encodes MKCFERLVLEHIRSILAPTLNPFQFAYRAKRSSEDAICSSLHSALSHLDSRDSYVRLLFVDFSSTFNTIVPQKLICKLDKLGLSTSLCNWLLDFLCQRPQVVRVGDKFSASITLSTGAPQGCVLSPLLFTLLTHDCTAIYSDNRIVKFADDTTMVGLITKGDETQCRLEVDLLTAWCRDNNLLLNVNKTKEIVVDFRKGHTQHLPLTIDGAVVERVSSTKFLGVHISEDLSWSANTASLAKKAQVKSSLFV